A single region of the Silene latifolia isolate original U9 population chromosome 8, ASM4854445v1, whole genome shotgun sequence genome encodes:
- the LOC141595424 gene encoding uncharacterized protein LOC141595424: MSNLTKLEIDALDINGQNYLSWMLDAELHLDAKALSETIKENNTTSNQDKARTMIFLRHHLHEGFKVEYLTVKDPQDFKSVSEYNSAMFKITSQLKLCGEKINDEEMLENTYSTFHANNVVLQTQYREKGFKKYSELIYYLLVAEQNNELLIKNSESRPTSSTPFPEANVTAHKVHARSSGQGRSFRVRGRGGYGFGRGRGGYGFGRSRGGYGLGRGRGGTFKNSYSHQKRDNNDDNKFEKNRNENVTNVCYRCGGNGHWSRVCHTPKHLVDLYQKSIKQKGKKVETNLVLEDRDGDSDMRNATHLEVDDFFTAPEGNN; this comes from the exons ATGTCGAATCTTACGAAACTAGAAATTGATGCTCTTGACATTAACGGACAAAATTATTTATCTTGGATGCTTGATGCTGAATTACACCTTGATGCAAAAGCTCTTAGTGAGACAATTAAAGAAAACAACACAACATCGAATCAGGATAAGGCTAGGACCATGATATTCCTTCGTCATCACCTTCATGAGGGATTTAAAGTTGAATATTTAACTGTTAAAGACCCGCAA GATTTTAAGTCCGTAAGTGAATATAACTCAGCCATGTTCAAAATTACTTCACAACTGAAATTATGTGGAGAGAAAATTAATGACGAAGAAATGTTAGAAAATACTTATTCTACTTTTCACGCAAATAATGTTGTCCTGCAGACACAATATCgtgaaaaaggttttaaaaaaTATTCTGAATTAATTTATTATCTTCTTGTGGCTGAGCAAAATAATGAATTGTTGATAAAAAACAGTGAATCACGTCCAACTAGTTCAACTCCATTCCCTGAAGCGAATGTGACAGCACACAAAGTGCATGCCAGAAGCAGTGGTCAAGGGCGCAGTTTTCGTGTTCGTGGACGTGGTGGCTATGGTTTTGGTCGAGGTCGTGGTGGCTATGGTTTTGGTCGAAGTCGTGGTGGTTATGGTCTTGGTCGAGGTCGTGGTGGTACTTTTAAGAACTCATATTCCCACCAAAAGAgggataataatgatgataacaaatttgaaaaaaatagaaatgaaaatgtGACTAATGTATGTTATCGATGTGGAGGAAATGGCCACTGGTCTCGTGTTTGTCACACTCCAAAGCACTTGGTTGATCTCTACCAAAAATCAATAAAGCAGAAAGGAAAGAAAGTGGAGACTAATCTAGTATTGGAAGATAGAGATGGTGATTCTGATATGAGAAATGCAACCCATTTAGAagttgatgatttcttcaccgCCCCCGAAGGGAATAATTAA
- the LOC141595425 gene encoding uncharacterized protein LOC141595425, translated as MSNLRKLEIDALDITGQNYLSWMLDAELHLDAKALGETIKENNTTSNQDKARTMIFLCHHLHEGLKVEYLTIKDPQVLSKNLKERYDHQKTVILPKARYDWMHLRLQDFKFTQYREKGFKKYSELISYLLVAEQNNELLMINHESRPTGSTPFPEANVTAHKDHARSSGQGRSFRVRGRGGYGFGRGRGGYGFGRGRGGYGLGRGRGGTFKNSYSHQKRDNNDDKKFEKNRNENVTNVCYRCGGNGHWSRVCRTSKPLVDLYQKSIKQKGKKVETNLVFEDRDGDSDIRNATHLEVADFFTAPEGNN; from the exons ATGTCGAACCTTAGGAAACTAGAAATTGATGCTCTTGACATTACCGGACAAAATTATTTATCTTGGATGCTTGATGCTGAATTACACCTTGATGCAAAAGCTCTTGGTGAGACAATTAAAGAAAACAACACAACATCGAATCAGGATAAGGCTAGGACCATGATATTCCTTTGTCATCACCTTCATGAGGGACTTAAAGTTGAATATTTAACTATTAAAGATCCGCAAGTGCTTTCGAAAAATTTAAAAGAGCGATACGACCACCAGAAAACAGTAATATTACCTAAAGCTCGTTATGACTGGATGCATTTGAGATTGCAGGATTTTAAGTTC ACACAATATCgtgaaaaaggttttaaaaaaTATTCTGAATTAATTTCTTATCTTCTTGTGGCTGAGCAAAACAATGAATTGTTGATGATAAACCATGAATCACGTCCAACTGGTTCAACTCCATTCCCTGAAGCGAATGTGACAGCACATAAAGATCATGCCAGAAGCAGTGGTCAAGGGCGCAGTTTTCGTGTTCGTGGACGTGGTGGCTATGGTTTTGGTCGAGGTCGTGGTGGCTATGGTTTTGGTCGAGGTCGTGGTGGTTATGGTCTTGGTCGAGGTCGTGGTGGTACTTTTAAGAACTCATATTCCCACCAAAAGAgggataataatgatgataagaaatttgaaaaaaatagaaatgaaaatgtGACTAATGTATGTTATCGATGTGGAGGAAATGGCCATTGGTCTCGTGTTTGTCGCACTTCAAAGCCCTTGGTTGATCTCTACCAAAAATCAATAAAGCAGAAAGGAAAGAAAGTGGAGACTAATCTAGTATTTGAAGATAGAGATGGTGATTCTGATATAAGAAATGCAACCCATTTAGAAGTTGCTGATTTCTTCACCGCCCCCGAAGGGAATAATTAA